Proteins found in one Terriglobales bacterium genomic segment:
- a CDS encoding DUF2461 domain-containing protein: MAGKQYFTTELFDFLRQLKRNNRRDWFLRNKSRYESLVRDPCLQFIIDLAEPLHKISPWLVADARPSGGSLMRVYRDIRFSPDKRPYKSHVGMHFSHASGRKEIHAPGFYLHLEPEGCFVAGGSWRPDPQALAKIRDAIVQKPEAWKLARRGLSEEGDSLSRPPRGYPCDHPHIEDLKRRSFIAWSKFPDTTVCSSRFMGDFVKSCKRISPLVGFLSQAAGLKY, translated from the coding sequence ATGGCTGGGAAACAATACTTCACGACTGAACTTTTCGATTTCTTGCGGCAGCTGAAGCGGAACAATCGGCGCGATTGGTTTTTGCGCAATAAGTCGCGATACGAGTCATTGGTGCGGGATCCCTGCCTGCAGTTCATTATTGACCTGGCAGAGCCCCTGCACAAGATCAGTCCCTGGCTGGTGGCCGATGCGCGGCCCAGCGGCGGGTCGCTGATGCGCGTGTATCGTGATATCCGTTTCTCTCCCGACAAGCGCCCTTACAAGAGTCATGTCGGCATGCATTTTTCGCATGCATCAGGCAGGAAAGAGATTCACGCGCCCGGATTTTACCTGCACCTCGAACCGGAAGGCTGTTTTGTGGCGGGCGGATCCTGGCGTCCGGATCCGCAGGCCCTGGCGAAAATCCGGGATGCGATTGTCCAAAAGCCGGAGGCGTGGAAACTGGCTCGCCGCGGACTAAGCGAGGAAGGTGACAGCCTGAGCCGTCCGCCACGTGGCTATCCTTGCGATCATCCCCATATTGAAGACCTGAAGCGCAGAAGCTTTATTGCATGGTCTAAATTTCCGGACACCACGGTTTGCAGTTCACGATTCATGGGCGATTTCGTGAAAAGCTGCAAGCGCATCAGCCCGCTCGTAGGATTTCTCTCGCAGGCGGCTGGGCTGAAGTACTAG
- a CDS encoding MBL fold metallo-hydrolase, whose product KVEPAAKDALPIITFNDRATVFLNGEEIRAIYFPNGHTDGDSVIFFTKSNVVHMGDDFVTYGFPFIDLDSGGSVKGMIAAVEKVSATVSPDTKIIPGHGPLSTVADMKPYLDMLKETTARVQKGIDQGKSLEQLKQERVLAGYEKYSGDFVSTDKFIEMLYNDLTGKKTGELIKHN is encoded by the coding sequence GAAGGTCGAGCCGGCGGCTAAGGACGCCCTGCCCATCATCACCTTCAATGATCGTGCCACGGTCTTCCTCAATGGCGAGGAGATCCGCGCCATCTACTTCCCCAATGGCCACACCGATGGCGACAGCGTGATTTTTTTCACCAAGTCGAACGTGGTGCACATGGGCGACGATTTTGTCACCTACGGCTTTCCGTTTATTGATCTGGACAGCGGCGGCAGTGTGAAGGGCATGATTGCAGCCGTGGAGAAGGTGAGCGCTACGGTATCGCCGGATACCAAGATCATTCCGGGACATGGACCGCTTTCGACTGTTGCTGATATGAAGCCATATCTGGACATGCTCAAGGAGACGACAGCTCGAGTGCAAAAGGGAATCGATCAGGGCAAGTCCCTGGAGCAACTCAAGCAGGAAAGAGTGCTGGCAGGATACGAGAAGTATTCTGGAGATTTCGTCAGTACCGATAAGTTTATCGAGATGCTCTACAACGACCTGACGGGGAAGAAGACGGGAGAGCTGATCAAGCACAACTGA
- the gatB gene encoding Asp-tRNA(Asn)/Glu-tRNA(Gln) amidotransferase subunit GatB, with protein MATTQQLSAAVRAKYEPVIGLEVHVQLLTESKIFCQCSAKFGAPPNTNVCPVCLGLPGALPVLNRKAVEYAVLAAKALQCRVNENSIYARKNYFYPDLPKGYQISQYDRPLAEFGHIDLRLGGSAKKIDITRLHLEEDAGKSLHEGFPDSAENTYLDLNRCGTPLIEIVSEPDMRSPDEAYEYLTRLKEIILFTGVSDCNMEEGSLRCDANVSVRPAGQKEFGTKAEVKNVNSFRFIREALEYEIERQIELIESGGKVEQETRLYNPQQGKTYAMRTKERAHDYRYFPEPDLLPLVVDAAWQAEIERQMPELPDARRSRMVAEYGITEYDAGVLTVSRSLADQFEEAARAAKNPKRVANLVQSELMGRLKGAGLEIDRSPISMKGVAASADLVESGAISGKMLKELYDLAFARGKDFPAVYEEEGRPQQSTDTGALDKIIDQVLAANPKQLEQYRAGKTTVKGFFVGQVMKASKGQANPALVNELLDKKLA; from the coding sequence ATGGCCACGACTCAGCAACTCTCGGCGGCGGTACGTGCGAAGTACGAGCCGGTGATCGGGCTGGAGGTCCACGTCCAGCTCCTGACCGAGAGCAAGATCTTCTGCCAGTGCTCGGCGAAATTTGGCGCCCCTCCGAACACCAACGTCTGCCCGGTCTGCCTGGGTCTTCCCGGAGCCCTGCCAGTCTTGAACCGCAAGGCGGTGGAATACGCAGTTCTGGCGGCCAAGGCGCTCCAGTGCAGGGTAAACGAGAACTCGATTTACGCCCGCAAGAACTATTTCTATCCTGACCTGCCCAAGGGCTACCAGATCTCGCAGTATGACCGGCCGCTTGCCGAATTTGGCCACATTGATCTCAGGCTCGGCGGCTCGGCGAAGAAGATCGACATCACCCGCCTTCACCTTGAGGAGGACGCCGGCAAGAGCCTGCACGAGGGCTTCCCCGATTCCGCGGAGAACACCTACCTCGATCTGAACCGCTGCGGCACGCCGCTGATCGAGATTGTCAGCGAACCCGATATGCGCTCGCCGGACGAAGCTTACGAATACCTGACCAGACTCAAAGAAATCATCCTGTTTACCGGCGTAAGCGACTGCAACATGGAAGAAGGATCACTGCGCTGCGATGCCAACGTCAGCGTGCGGCCAGCGGGCCAGAAAGAGTTCGGCACCAAGGCAGAAGTGAAGAACGTGAACTCCTTTCGCTTCATCCGTGAGGCCCTGGAGTACGAAATCGAGCGCCAGATCGAGCTGATTGAATCCGGCGGCAAGGTCGAGCAGGAAACGCGCCTCTACAACCCCCAACAGGGCAAGACCTATGCCATGCGCACCAAAGAGCGCGCTCACGACTACCGCTACTTTCCCGAACCCGACCTGCTTCCGCTGGTCGTGGACGCCGCCTGGCAAGCTGAAATCGAACGTCAGATGCCCGAATTGCCCGACGCCCGCCGCTCTCGCATGGTCGCCGAATACGGGATCACGGAATACGACGCGGGCGTGCTCACCGTCAGCCGAAGCCTCGCCGATCAATTTGAAGAAGCCGCCCGTGCTGCCAAAAACCCCAAGCGCGTGGCGAATCTCGTGCAGAGTGAGCTCATGGGGCGCCTGAAAGGCGCGGGTCTGGAGATCGATCGCTCACCGATCTCCATGAAAGGAGTGGCAGCTTCCGCTGACCTGGTCGAATCGGGCGCTATTTCCGGCAAGATGCTCAAGGAGCTGTACGACCTTGCTTTCGCCCGCGGAAAAGATTTTCCGGCAGTTTACGAAGAGGAGGGCCGGCCGCAGCAGTCAACCGACACGGGCGCACTCGACAAGATCATCGACCAGGTACTGGCCGCTAATCCCAAGCAGCTCGAACAGTACCGCGCCGGCAAGACCACGGTGAAAGGCTTCTTCGTTGGCCAGGTTATGAAGGCGTCTAAGGGCCAGGCCAATCCCGCACTGGTGAACGAGTTGCTCGACAAGAAGCTGGCATAG